The Nostoc sp. 'Lobaria pulmonaria (5183) cyanobiont' genome window below encodes:
- the lexA gene encoding transcriptional repressor LexA — translation MERLTEAQQELYEWLAEYIRSHQHSPSIRQMMQAMNLKSPAPIQSRLEHLRTKGYIEWTEGQARTIRILRPVKQGVPILGTIAAGGLIEPFTDAVDHLDFSNFDLPPQTYALRVAGDSMIEDLITDGDVVFLRPVAEPNHLKNGTIVAARVDGFGTTLKRFYRQGDRVTLKPANPKYNPIEVMAQQVQVQGSLIGVWRGYN, via the coding sequence ATGGAACGTCTAACAGAAGCTCAACAAGAACTTTACGAATGGTTGGCAGAATACATCCGATCGCACCAGCATTCGCCTTCAATTAGGCAAATGATGCAAGCGATGAACTTGAAGTCACCAGCCCCAATTCAAAGCCGTTTAGAACATTTACGGACTAAAGGATATATAGAATGGACTGAAGGACAAGCGCGAACGATTCGGATTTTGCGTCCTGTTAAGCAAGGTGTGCCAATTTTGGGGACAATCGCTGCTGGTGGTTTAATAGAACCGTTTACTGATGCTGTAGATCATTTAGACTTTTCTAATTTCGATTTACCTCCCCAAACTTACGCTTTGCGGGTAGCTGGCGATAGCATGATTGAAGATTTAATTACTGATGGCGATGTGGTATTTCTGCGTCCAGTAGCAGAACCAAATCATTTAAAAAATGGTACTATCGTCGCCGCTAGAGTAGATGGATTTGGTACGACATTAAAACGTTTTTATCGCCAAGGCGATCGCGTTACCCTTAAACCAGCAAATCCTAAGTACAATCCCATTGAAGTCATGGCTCAGCAAGTACAGGTGCAGGGTTCTCTCATTGGTGTATGGCGGGGTTACAACTGA
- the argF gene encoding ornithine carbamoyltransferase → MAALLGRDLLSLADISTTELQELLQLATQLKLQQLKLQCNKVLGLLFSKASTRTRVSFTVAMYQLGGQVIDLNPNVTQVSRGEPLQDTARVLDRYLDILAIRTFAQQDLETFAHYAKIPVINALTDAEHPCQVLADLLTIQESFNTLAGLTLTYVGDGNNVANSLMLGCALVGMNVKIATPSGYEPDYRIVEQARAIANNKTEVLLTHDPELAAKGAAVLYTDVWASMGQEAEADNRMPIFQPYQISEQLLSLADPEAIVLHCLPAHRGEEITESVIEGSQSRVWEQAENRLHAQKALLASLLGAE, encoded by the coding sequence ATGGCAGCATTGCTCGGACGAGATTTATTAAGTCTAGCGGACATCAGTACTACGGAACTTCAAGAACTCCTGCAATTGGCAACTCAACTTAAATTACAACAGTTGAAGTTGCAGTGTAATAAAGTTTTAGGGTTGTTGTTCTCCAAAGCTTCAACTCGCACGCGCGTAAGTTTTACTGTGGCGATGTACCAACTGGGTGGGCAGGTAATCGATCTCAACCCTAATGTCACTCAAGTTAGTCGCGGGGAACCTTTGCAGGATACAGCACGGGTGTTAGATCGATATCTGGATATTTTGGCAATTCGCACTTTTGCCCAGCAGGATTTGGAAACTTTTGCTCACTACGCCAAGATTCCGGTGATTAATGCGCTTACCGATGCAGAACATCCTTGTCAGGTATTAGCGGATTTATTGACGATTCAAGAAAGCTTTAACACTCTTGCTGGGTTAACTTTAACCTACGTGGGTGATGGGAATAATGTGGCTAATTCTTTGATGTTAGGCTGTGCTTTGGTGGGGATGAATGTCAAAATTGCTACTCCTAGCGGATATGAGCCAGATTATAGGATTGTAGAGCAAGCAAGAGCGATCGCTAATAACAAAACTGAAGTCCTTCTGACTCACGATCCAGAATTAGCTGCTAAGGGAGCTGCTGTACTTTACACTGATGTTTGGGCGAGTATGGGGCAAGAGGCAGAAGCAGACAACCGGATGCCAATTTTCCAGCCTTATCAAATTTCAGAGCAGCTATTAAGTCTTGCCGATCCAGAGGCAATTGTTTTACACTGCTTACCAGCCCATCGCGGTGAAGAAATTACCGAATCTGTTATTGAAGGTTCCCAATCACGAGTTTGGGAACAGGCAGAAAATCGTCTCCACGCGCAAAAGGCTTTACTTGCAAGTCTTTTAGGGGCAGAGTAA
- the pyrE gene encoding orotate phosphoribosyltransferase, with product MTYPTETLTHSDIWATTSELTTLRHKLLDLFCQLAYQEGDFLLSSGLRSSYYVNKTQVTLHPQGALAVGRLLFPLLPVDTQAVGGLTMGADPIVTAVSIVSVYENRPIPALIIRKEAKGYGTKAYIEGPSLPEGAKVVVLEDVVTTGQSALKAVERLKDAGYTVSQVISLVDREQGGGELYQSAGLKFETLFSIREVQERYRQLANS from the coding sequence ATGACGTATCCTACTGAAACTCTTACCCACTCAGATATTTGGGCAACCACTTCTGAGTTAACTACTTTGCGCCACAAACTACTAGATTTATTTTGCCAACTTGCTTATCAAGAGGGTGATTTTCTCCTCTCTTCTGGGCTGCGTAGTTCTTATTACGTGAATAAAACACAGGTAACACTCCATCCTCAAGGCGCTTTGGCGGTTGGACGGTTACTATTTCCTTTATTACCTGTAGATACACAGGCTGTAGGTGGGTTAACAATGGGAGCTGACCCGATTGTGACAGCAGTGAGTATAGTTTCTGTTTATGAAAACCGTCCAATACCAGCGCTAATTATTCGCAAGGAAGCCAAGGGTTATGGAACGAAAGCTTATATAGAAGGCCCCAGTTTACCAGAGGGTGCAAAAGTAGTAGTTTTGGAAGATGTAGTAACAACTGGGCAATCTGCTCTAAAAGCAGTTGAACGTCTTAAAGATGCAGGTTATACCGTGAGTCAAGTAATTTCACTGGTAGACAGAGAGCAAGGAGGAGGTGAGTTGTACCAGTCAGCAGGGTTGAAGTTTGAAACTTTGTTTTCGATTCGGGAAGTTCAAGAACGCTACCGACAACTTGCGAATTCATGA
- a CDS encoding hemolysin family protein has protein sequence MEDVSFTRALAVSGFPNLSLIEVALRLLSVLLLIAINAFFVTAEFSMVSVRRSRIHQLVKAGDIPAIAVEMLQRSIDRLLSTTQLGITLSSLALGWIGESTIVVLVNAWLKSWPLPSGMTTFLAHSLSIPIAFFLIAYLQIVIGELCPKSLAMLYSEQLARFLGPPVKAIVRFFGPFIWILNQSTRFLLRIFGIQYTGQGWRPPVTPEELQLIISTEWGSTGLQRAERELLNNVFEFRDVMAQDVMIPRTSIVTLPKDATFQTLLREMASTGYSRYPVIGESLDDVRGIVYFKDLAQPLAVGKLSLETQIQPWMRPARFVPEHTPLSELLPMMQQEKPAMVMVVNEFGGTVGLVTIKDVIAEIIGDPSESESSEDLLIQMLDEQKFLVQAQINLEDLNEVLHLNLPLTREYQTLGGFLLYELQKIPAKGETFCYQNLEFTVVSIVGPRLHQIQLRRLEEEGRAEEQGSRGDEETRGNY, from the coding sequence ATGGAGGACGTGAGTTTTACACGAGCTTTGGCGGTAAGTGGTTTTCCTAATTTAAGTTTGATAGAAGTGGCGCTGCGGTTGTTGTCAGTGTTACTACTGATTGCCATAAATGCCTTTTTTGTAACGGCGGAGTTTTCGATGGTGAGCGTGCGGCGATCGCGTATTCACCAGCTAGTTAAGGCTGGGGATATTCCAGCGATCGCTGTAGAAATGTTACAACGCAGTATTGACCGACTGCTATCTACCACCCAATTAGGCATTACCCTCTCTAGTTTGGCACTGGGATGGATTGGCGAAAGTACGATTGTCGTGCTGGTGAATGCGTGGTTAAAATCCTGGCCTTTACCCAGTGGGATGACTACCTTCCTCGCCCATTCCCTATCAATTCCTATCGCCTTTTTCTTGATTGCCTATTTGCAAATTGTGATCGGAGAATTATGTCCCAAATCCTTAGCCATGCTGTACTCAGAACAGCTAGCGAGGTTTTTGGGGCCTCCCGTAAAAGCGATCGTGCGTTTTTTTGGCCCCTTCATCTGGATTCTTAACCAATCAACTCGTTTTTTACTACGAATTTTTGGCATTCAATACACAGGTCAAGGCTGGCGACCGCCTGTAACTCCTGAAGAATTGCAACTGATCATCTCTACAGAATGGGGGTCTACTGGTTTACAGCGTGCAGAGCGAGAATTGCTCAATAATGTCTTTGAGTTTAGGGATGTCATGGCCCAAGATGTGATGATCCCGCGCACCAGCATTGTCACGCTGCCAAAAGATGCTACCTTTCAGACATTACTCAGGGAAATGGCTTCTACTGGTTACTCTCGCTATCCTGTGATTGGTGAATCTTTGGACGATGTTCGCGGTATTGTTTATTTTAAAGATTTAGCACAACCTTTGGCTGTAGGAAAGCTCAGTTTAGAGACACAGATCCAACCTTGGATGCGTCCCGCCCGATTTGTTCCAGAACACACGCCCTTGAGTGAACTTTTGCCCATGATGCAGCAAGAGAAACCCGCTATGGTTATGGTAGTCAATGAATTTGGCGGTACTGTGGGACTAGTGACAATCAAAGATGTGATTGCCGAAATTATTGGCGATCCCAGCGAATCTGAAAGCAGTGAAGACTTACTGATTCAAATGTTAGATGAGCAAAAATTTTTGGTGCAAGCACAAATCAACCTTGAAGACCTCAATGAAGTTTTGCATCTCAATTTGCCTCTGACCAGAGAATACCAAACACTAGGGGGTTTTTTGCTGTATGAGTTACAGAAAATTCCTGCCAAAGGCGAAACCTTTTGTTATCAAAATCTCGAATTCACCGTGGTATCAATTGTTGGCCCACGCCTACATCAAATTCAACTGCGACGGTTAGAGGAAGAGGGAAGAGCAGAGGAGCAGGGGAGTAGAGGAGATGAGGAGACAAGGGGGAATTATTGA
- the queC gene encoding 7-cyano-7-deazaguanine synthase QueC — MKAVILLSGGLDSSTILYKAQADGCECHAISFDYQQRHRRELQSALSVAQKAAIAKHQVVNFDLRQWGGSALTDDAIDLPQERSLDEMSQNIPVTYVPARNTIFLSFALSYAEAIAAERVYIGVNALDYSGYPDCRPDYIQAMQEVFRLGTKQGREGRPINIVAPLINLKKTEIIQLGNQLGVPWELTWSCYTGGDVACGVCDSCRLRLAAFAELGLVDPLVYA; from the coding sequence ATGAAAGCTGTAATTCTGTTATCTGGGGGATTGGACTCTTCCACAATTCTGTACAAAGCTCAAGCTGATGGCTGTGAATGTCATGCTATTTCCTTTGATTACCAGCAGCGACATCGACGAGAGTTACAGTCAGCGCTCAGTGTCGCTCAAAAAGCTGCGATCGCAAAACATCAGGTAGTTAACTTTGACTTACGGCAATGGGGCGGTTCCGCACTTACCGATGATGCCATTGATTTACCTCAGGAGCGATCGCTGGATGAAATGTCTCAAAATATTCCTGTAACTTATGTTCCAGCTCGTAATACCATCTTTTTAAGCTTTGCTCTTAGTTACGCCGAAGCGATCGCCGCAGAGCGTGTCTATATCGGCGTTAATGCCCTAGATTACTCAGGATATCCTGATTGTCGCCCCGACTATATCCAAGCAATGCAAGAAGTTTTTCGCCTGGGAACCAAACAAGGGCGTGAGGGACGACCAATTAATATTGTTGCACCCCTAATCAACTTGAAAAAAACCGAAATCATCCAATTGGGGAACCAATTGGGAGTTCCTTGGGAACTAACTTGGTCTTGCTATACGGGTGGAGATGTCGCCTGCGGTGTGTGTGATTCTTGTCGCTTACGGCTAGCAGCTTTTGCCGAATTAGGACTTGTCGATCCACTGGTGTATGCATAG
- a CDS encoding Gfo/Idh/MocA family protein: MQNSMSVAEPNPYTQRNQPRPIRIGVIGVGNMGQHHARVLSSMKDVELVGVADINVERGLETASKYKVRFFEDYCDLLPLVEAVCVAVPTRLHYAVGINCLLAGIHVLIEKPIAASISEAESLVNAAAESGCILQVGHIERFNPAFKELSQVLKTEELLALEAHRMSPYSDRANDVSVVLDLMIHDIDLLLELAASPVTKLTASGTRSLDSGYLDYVTATLGFANGIVATLTASKVTHRKIRRIVAHCKNSFTEADFLKNEILIHRQTAANSLTDHRQVLYRQDGVIEKVYTSNIQPLSAELEHFVNCVHGGNQPSVGGEQALKALRLASLIEQMALEDRVWNPLDWESEPRVQSLTPTV, encoded by the coding sequence GTGCAAAATAGCATGTCAGTGGCAGAACCGAATCCATATACACAGCGCAACCAGCCACGACCAATCCGCATAGGCGTGATTGGAGTGGGTAACATGGGACAACACCACGCTCGCGTGCTGAGTTCAATGAAAGATGTTGAACTAGTCGGAGTGGCAGATATTAACGTCGAGCGAGGATTAGAAACTGCCAGCAAGTACAAGGTGCGTTTTTTTGAAGATTACTGCGATCTGCTACCCCTTGTGGAAGCAGTTTGTGTAGCTGTTCCCACCCGTCTGCACTATGCCGTGGGCATCAACTGTCTGTTAGCGGGAATTCATGTTTTGATTGAAAAACCGATCGCAGCCAGTATTTCTGAGGCAGAGTCTTTGGTAAATGCCGCGGCTGAGTCTGGGTGTATCCTGCAAGTAGGTCATATTGAGCGTTTTAACCCAGCTTTTAAAGAACTGAGCCAAGTTCTAAAAACAGAGGAATTACTGGCGCTAGAAGCCCACAGAATGAGTCCTTACTCAGATCGAGCAAACGATGTTTCAGTTGTGCTGGATTTAATGATCCATGACATCGACCTACTTTTGGAATTAGCTGCTTCCCCAGTAACGAAATTGACTGCTAGCGGTACTCGCTCCCTAGACTCTGGTTATTTAGATTACGTAACCGCCACCTTGGGGTTTGCCAATGGTATTGTTGCTACTCTGACTGCCAGTAAAGTCACCCACCGCAAAATTCGCCGAATTGTCGCCCATTGCAAAAATTCATTTACTGAGGCAGATTTTCTCAAGAATGAAATTTTGATTCACCGACAAACGGCTGCCAATTCTCTTACCGACCACCGACAAGTACTTTATAGACAAGATGGTGTAATTGAAAAAGTTTACACCAGCAATATTCAACCACTGAGTGCAGAATTAGAACATTTTGTCAACTGCGTACACGGTGGTAATCAACCTTCAGTAGGTGGCGAACAAGCTCTCAAAGCCCTGAGACTTGCAAGTTTAATTGAGCAGATGGCGCTGGAAGATCGAGTTTGGAATCCCTTAGACTGGGAATCGGAACCAAGGGTACAATCTTTGACCCCCACAGTCTAG
- a CDS encoding DedA family protein, protein MLEWITNTINYFGYWGIALLMFLENLFPPIPSELIMPLAGFTASPYQPGGAKLNIIGVFFAGLLGSVLGALIWYYPGKFLGEIRLKAWADKYGKWLAISSKDITKAKEWFDRQGRTAVLIGRLVPGIRTLISVPAGISNMPLLPFLFYTTLGSAAWVGLLTYSGYILGSQYELVDKYLAPVSKIVLGGLVLAFVFWIFKRQLRRTRR, encoded by the coding sequence ATGCTTGAATGGATAACTAATACTATCAACTATTTTGGCTATTGGGGAATCGCCCTACTAATGTTTTTAGAGAACCTTTTCCCCCCCATTCCTTCAGAATTGATTATGCCACTGGCTGGATTTACAGCAAGTCCATATCAACCAGGAGGGGCAAAGCTGAATATTATTGGTGTATTTTTCGCAGGACTTTTGGGTTCTGTATTGGGCGCACTTATTTGGTACTATCCGGGTAAGTTTTTGGGTGAAATCCGTTTGAAAGCTTGGGCTGACAAGTATGGCAAATGGCTGGCCATATCCAGTAAAGACATCACCAAGGCCAAAGAGTGGTTTGATCGACAAGGTAGAACAGCAGTATTAATTGGTCGTCTTGTGCCAGGAATCCGCACCTTGATTTCTGTTCCCGCAGGTATTAGCAATATGCCTTTGCTACCATTTTTGTTTTACACAACATTAGGTAGCGCTGCTTGGGTGGGTTTGTTAACATACTCAGGATACATATTGGGTAGTCAGTATGAACTTGTGGACAAGTACCTTGCTCCTGTATCCAAAATCGTACTTGGCGGTTTGGTTCTAGCATTTGTTTTCTGGATATTCAAGCGCCAGTTAAGACGCACTAGAAGATGA
- a CDS encoding ParM/StbA family protein has protein sequence MTDQPSAATPINAAAIPMNRQPLASTPMNAVNNNPPKPAGVPGKTILSVDLGRTSTKTCVSREPGSVVFVPANVKQMSIEQVRGGVFEARATDPLMDLWLEYQGNGYAVGQLAADFGANLGVGQSKVEAALVKVLASAGYFKLRDDISVVLGLPFLSLEQFEKEKAQLISQVGGPHVLNFRGESVSLNVSKVWVMPEGYGSLLWSEAQPKKNPGSPDFTKISVAIVDIGHQTVDLLMVDNFRFARGASKSEDFGMNKFYELVSAEIEGADSQSLALISAVNKPRGERFYRPKGASKPTNLDDFLPNLTEMFSREICSRVLAWLPERVTDVILTGGGGEFFWDDVQRLLKEAKINAHLAAPSRQANALGQYIYGEAQLSSNRAARA, from the coding sequence ATGACAGACCAACCTTCCGCCGCTACCCCAATCAATGCTGCTGCTATACCCATGAATAGGCAGCCGTTAGCATCGACTCCCATGAATGCTGTTAATAATAATCCTCCCAAGCCAGCCGGTGTTCCGGGAAAAACCATTCTCAGTGTTGACTTAGGAAGAACTTCCACAAAAACTTGTGTGAGTCGTGAACCCGGCAGTGTGGTGTTCGTACCTGCCAACGTCAAGCAGATGTCAATCGAACAAGTACGCGGTGGTGTTTTTGAAGCCAGGGCTACTGACCCCTTAATGGATTTGTGGCTGGAGTATCAAGGAAATGGATATGCTGTTGGTCAACTGGCAGCCGATTTTGGGGCGAATTTAGGAGTCGGACAATCTAAGGTAGAGGCTGCACTGGTAAAAGTGTTAGCAAGTGCTGGCTACTTCAAACTCAGAGATGATATCTCAGTCGTACTAGGTCTGCCTTTTCTTTCCTTAGAGCAATTTGAAAAGGAAAAAGCACAGTTAATTAGCCAAGTCGGTGGCCCTCATGTGTTGAACTTCCGAGGCGAATCTGTGTCGCTGAACGTCAGTAAGGTATGGGTAATGCCAGAAGGTTACGGCAGCTTGCTGTGGTCTGAAGCTCAACCCAAGAAAAACCCTGGCAGTCCTGATTTTACAAAAATATCGGTGGCGATCGTCGATATTGGACATCAAACCGTCGATCTTTTGATGGTAGATAACTTCCGTTTTGCCAGAGGTGCTTCTAAGAGTGAAGACTTCGGGATGAATAAGTTTTATGAATTGGTGTCTGCCGAAATTGAGGGAGCAGATAGTCAATCTCTAGCGCTGATTTCCGCTGTAAACAAACCCAGAGGCGAACGCTTTTACCGTCCTAAAGGCGCTAGCAAGCCCACCAACCTAGACGATTTTCTTCCCAACCTCACAGAGATGTTTTCGCGCGAAATCTGTAGCCGTGTGTTAGCCTGGTTGCCAGAACGCGTCACCGATGTGATTCTGACTGGTGGGGGTGGTGAGTTCTTCTGGGACGACGTTCAACGTCTGCTCAAAGAAGCAAAGATTAATGCTCATTTAGCAGCACCTTCCCGTCAGGCGAATGCTTTGGGGCAGTATATTTATGGAGAGGCACAATTATCCTCCAATCGCGCTGCTAGGGCATAA
- a CDS encoding plasmid segregation centromere-binding protein ParR, producing MFQWSKKVVKSVTFNPELADESLLAQVESYLEKQPDKTFSDLCKEALWQSLCVPEPVQPAPQTAATTPIDQQIGELQRQVAGLEERFFAKGSNRLEAMEHHLLQLSQQVAQLALIVNDRSFIPSPTQLEVVNNTSYTVATPPQEVDPVISRLSQFLDDF from the coding sequence ATGTTCCAATGGTCAAAAAAGGTAGTTAAATCCGTCACGTTCAACCCAGAGCTTGCTGATGAAAGCTTGTTAGCGCAAGTAGAAAGTTATTTGGAAAAACAACCAGACAAGACTTTCAGCGACCTCTGTAAAGAAGCCTTATGGCAATCTTTATGTGTACCGGAACCTGTACAACCTGCTCCACAAACAGCAGCAACAACACCAATTGATCAACAAATCGGTGAACTGCAACGTCAAGTGGCTGGACTTGAGGAACGTTTTTTTGCCAAGGGATCTAATCGTTTGGAGGCGATGGAACATCATCTACTGCAACTTTCTCAACAAGTTGCACAACTGGCGCTCATAGTCAACGATCGATCGTTCATTCCGTCTCCAACTCAATTAGAAGTAGTAAATAATACTTCTTATACTGTTGCTACCCCTCCTCAAGAGGTTGACCCCGTAATCAGTCGCCTTAGTCAGTTTCTCGATGATTTTTAA
- a CDS encoding SinI family restriction endonuclease gives MTKWLNKYFGGYNNRASKRTSKNIGTVSDKIIDTILSARLPTLSTDGINHIKYAHRLSMSAENILGLLLEEYPAEKLSFYGWYCAWGETINKVDFCTKKGELLQVKNRSNSENSSSSSIRKGTVIRKWHRVNAQNGAYYWKELNQLIGCSNLSEEYFATFVRQTIAENHAALYVKDSNYWQQIQ, from the coding sequence ATTACTAAGTGGTTAAATAAGTATTTTGGCGGTTATAATAATCGAGCCTCAAAGCGAACTAGTAAGAATATAGGCACTGTTTCTGACAAAATTATTGACACGATTCTTTCCGCTCGTTTACCTACTCTCAGCACTGATGGCATTAATCACATAAAGTATGCTCATCGTCTTTCCATGTCGGCAGAAAACATATTGGGTCTTCTTTTAGAAGAATATCCTGCCGAAAAATTATCATTTTATGGTTGGTACTGTGCTTGGGGTGAAACTATAAATAAGGTTGATTTTTGCACCAAGAAAGGTGAGCTATTACAAGTTAAAAACCGTAGTAATTCTGAAAATAGTTCGAGCAGTAGTATCCGTAAAGGAACTGTCATTCGGAAATGGCATAGAGTCAATGCTCAAAATGGAGCTTACTATTGGAAAGAACTGAATCAATTAATAGGATGCTCTAATCTTTCTGAAGAATACTTTGCTACCTTTGTTAGACAAACTATTGCTGAAAATCATGCAGCATTGTATGTAAAAGATAGTAATTATTGGCAACAAATTCAGTAA
- a CDS encoding phosphoglucomutase/phosphomannomutase family protein, with product MPVVANSIKFGTDGWRGVIGDEFTFERLALVAPVAAKVLYDTYFSTVGSRTIIVGYDRRFMAEDFARAVADTVTAVGFDVLLSESYAPTPAYSWAAKQLNALGALVITASHNPGSYLGLKVKGYFGGSVPPEVTKEIEAQLSVGVPLAATPGKQEKFDPWPSYTQALEGKVDIAKLREAIASGKLTLFADVMHGAAASGLARLLGNQVKEINSDRDPLFGGGAPEPLPKYLSKLFEVIKTHRETDKSGLTVGLVFDGDCDRIAAVDGEANFLSSQVLIPILIDHLTLRRGFTGEIVKTVSGSDLMPLVAALHNLSVFETAVGYKYIADRMLVAKVLLGGEESGGIGYGSHIPERDALLSALYVLEAIVESSLDLGEYYRHLQKQTGFTSAYDRIDLPLASMEVRSRLLQQLQTQPLSEIAGLAVIDCQTIDGYKYRLADKSWLMIRFSGTEPVLRLYCEAPTIEQVHQTLAWAKQWAE from the coding sequence ATGCCAGTTGTAGCTAACTCAATCAAGTTTGGTACAGACGGCTGGCGGGGCGTTATTGGTGACGAGTTCACCTTTGAACGCCTAGCCCTGGTCGCGCCAGTCGCCGCAAAAGTATTATATGATACATATTTTTCTACGGTGGGTAGCCGGACAATAATTGTCGGTTACGATCGCCGATTCATGGCCGAAGACTTTGCTCGTGCTGTTGCCGATACTGTCACCGCTGTCGGCTTTGATGTGCTATTGAGCGAGAGCTATGCCCCAACCCCAGCTTATAGTTGGGCAGCAAAACAACTCAACGCTTTAGGGGCGCTGGTAATTACAGCTAGCCATAATCCAGGTTCATATTTGGGATTAAAAGTCAAGGGTTATTTTGGTGGATCGGTACCGCCAGAAGTCACAAAAGAGATAGAAGCGCAGTTATCAGTGGGAGTACCACTAGCAGCTACCCCAGGCAAGCAAGAAAAATTCGATCCTTGGCCCAGTTATACCCAAGCACTAGAAGGTAAAGTTGATATCGCCAAACTTCGAGAAGCGATCGCATCTGGCAAACTAACGTTATTTGCTGATGTCATGCATGGCGCTGCTGCTAGTGGATTGGCAAGACTACTAGGCAATCAGGTCAAAGAAATCAACAGCGATCGCGATCCCCTATTTGGTGGCGGTGCGCCGGAACCATTGCCTAAATACCTTTCAAAGCTATTTGAAGTCATCAAGACTCACCGAGAAACCGATAAATCAGGTTTAACGGTGGGGTTGGTATTTGATGGAGACTGCGATCGCATCGCGGCTGTAGATGGAGAAGCCAACTTTCTAAGTTCCCAAGTATTAATCCCGATATTAATCGACCACTTAACCCTGCGGCGCGGTTTTACTGGAGAAATAGTCAAAACTGTCAGTGGTTCCGACTTGATGCCCCTTGTAGCAGCACTACATAACCTATCAGTCTTTGAGACAGCAGTTGGTTATAAATACATTGCTGACAGAATGTTAGTAGCAAAAGTATTGCTGGGCGGCGAAGAGTCGGGAGGAATTGGCTATGGTAGCCATATTCCCGAACGTGATGCCCTGCTGTCAGCATTGTACGTTCTAGAGGCGATTGTAGAATCTAGTTTGGATTTAGGTGAGTATTATCGCCACTTGCAAAAACAAACAGGGTTTACCTCAGCTTATGATCGCATTGATTTACCCTTAGCAAGTATGGAAGTGCGATCGCGTCTTTTGCAACAACTGCAAACCCAACCCTTATCAGAAATTGCAGGGTTAGCAGTAATTGATTGCCAGACAATTGACGGCTATAAGTATCGTTTAGCTGATAAAAGCTGGTTAATGATTAGGTTTAGCGGTACTGAGCCAGTTTTACGCCTCTACTGCGAAGCCCCGACAATAGAGCAAGTGCATCAAACTCTTGCTTGGGCGAAACAGTGGGCGGAGTAA
- the rdgB gene encoding RdgB/HAM1 family non-canonical purine NTP pyrophosphatase, with product MTKLLVVATGNPGKLREMQAYLENSGWELTRKPEELEIDETGETFAANACLKASQIAKATRNWAIADDSGLQVDALNGAPGVYSARYAKTDSERIAKVLKELGNEVNRQAQFVCAVAIARPDGAIVLQSEGVCRGEILHVPRGDSGFGYDPIFYVQELQLTFAEMTRELKKSISHRGKAFTALLPQLERVKN from the coding sequence ATGACCAAATTACTTGTAGTAGCCACAGGAAATCCTGGTAAGCTGCGGGAAATGCAGGCTTACCTGGAAAATTCTGGTTGGGAATTAACCCGCAAACCTGAAGAATTGGAAATTGATGAGACGGGCGAAACTTTTGCCGCCAACGCTTGTCTAAAAGCGTCACAAATTGCTAAAGCTACGAGAAACTGGGCAATTGCTGATGATTCAGGCTTGCAAGTAGATGCCCTAAATGGCGCCCCAGGGGTGTATTCTGCACGTTACGCCAAAACCGACTCAGAACGCATTGCTAAGGTACTCAAAGAATTAGGCAACGAGGTAAATCGGCAAGCTCAATTTGTTTGTGCAGTAGCGATCGCTCGTCCTGATGGTGCGATCGTATTACAATCTGAAGGTGTTTGTCGCGGCGAAATTCTCCACGTACCTCGTGGTGATAGTGGTTTCGGCTACGACCCAATTTTTTATGTGCAAGAATTGCAATTGACCTTTGCTGAAATGACACGGGAGTTGAAGAAGTCAATTAGCCATCGAGGCAAGGCTTTTACGGCTTTACTTCCGCAACTAGAGAGAGTTAAGAATTAG
- a CDS encoding P-II family nitrogen regulator, giving the protein MKKVEAIIRPFKLDEVKIALVNAGIVGMTVSEVRGFGRQKGQTERYRGSEYTVEFLQKLKVEIVVDDNQVDMVVDKIIAAARTGEIGDGKIFISPVEQVIRIRTGEKNTEAV; this is encoded by the coding sequence ATGAAAAAAGTAGAAGCTATTATCCGCCCATTTAAGCTAGATGAGGTAAAAATTGCCTTAGTTAACGCTGGTATTGTTGGCATGACTGTTTCTGAAGTCCGGGGGTTCGGACGGCAGAAAGGTCAAACTGAACGGTATCGGGGTTCTGAATATACTGTTGAGTTTCTGCAAAAACTCAAAGTGGAAATCGTCGTTGACGACAATCAGGTTGATATGGTAGTAGATAAAATTATTGCTGCTGCTCGCACTGGTGAAATTGGCGATGGTAAAATTTTCATCTCGCCTGTTGAGCAAGTGATTCGGATTCGCACCGGCGAAAAGAACACAGAAGCAGTTTAA